The following are from one region of the Macrobrachium nipponense isolate FS-2020 chromosome 21, ASM1510439v2, whole genome shotgun sequence genome:
- the LOC135197644 gene encoding probable serine/threonine-protein kinase kinX → MFVCLIGVFVVPYFLGGTKGIAEGGEGTRNINWIFDDDHQTENDDDDDKTESDDKTNYDDETKDEDKTKDHDETNDHDETNDDDHTKDDDHTKDDDHTKDDDHTKDDDKEEDQETEKEDVEEQEGEQKKTEEDEEEDYEEEQDRVLTDVSTNIPTTEPTGRTSQDTPESQTSTAGSVEVIPPLEVKTLPQKEKKELKLIDGDLYEFQLSLKDRQILRKIADEVQEFTKFYHVRLVLPDDDAQEAASLEGAENRVEMAFLHIQEILDEYERERYDVAMEELPHQEAEEEDHRQDVQQNENPLCFADALKRQPKQPVVKQPNYLIVQRRTLPLIEEVVEDYDEDEIMEDESYAEFDEEEDWDLEDEENDWDFEESRHKFIVGITLREAPEEDGKGGMTRRLVPKALRSRETQLPLEEKPQHNTEEEEQVHLEDKEEEKTLNPEVQIEQVTTKGDAEETVLPQEETEENYCPQEEETECILPQEENKSPAIEISIKEEENGHHEEMRPAIKEDESGRQEAKEKTFANIVKVIPEKNSGTRRPAPANTLKTTRPMRCGPSQT, encoded by the coding sequence ATGTTCGTGTGTCTCATCGGCGTCTTTGTTGTCCCGTACTTCCTCGGAGGTACGAAGGGCATTGCTGAAGGCGGCGAAGGGACACGGAATATTAATTGGATTTTTGACGACGACCACCAGACTGAAAATGATGACGATGACGACAAGACCGAATCCGACGACAAGACCAATTACGATGACGAGACTAAAGACGAGGACAAGACCAAAGACCACGACGAGACCAATGACCACGACGAGACAAATGACGACGACCACACCAAAGACGACGACCACACCAAAGACGACGACCACACCAAAGACGACGACCACACCAAAGACGACGACAAGGAAGAAGATCAGGAGACTGAAAAGGAAGACGTCGAAGAGCAGGAAGGCGAAcagaaaaaaactgaagaggacgaagaagaagactaCGAAGAGGAACAAGATAGAGTCCTGACTGACGTGAGCACCAATATCCCTACTACGGAACCAACTGGAAGGACTAGTCAGGACACCCCAGAATCACAGACCTCGACCGCAGGGAGCGTCGAAGTGATCCCTCCGCTGGAGGTAAAGACACTTCCccagaaggaaaaaaaggaactcAAACTCATTGATGGCGATTTGTACGAGTTCCAACTATCCCTGAAAGACAGACAGATCCTTCGAAAAATAGCGGACGAGGTCCAAGAATTCACAAAATTCTACCATGTCCGCCTCGTCCTTCCCGACGACGACGCCCAGGAAGCCGCCTCTTTAGAGGGCGCTGAAAATAGAGTGGAAATGGCCTTCCTGCACATTCAGGAGATCCTGGACGAATACGAAAGGGAAAGATACGACGTCGCCATGGAAGAGCTTCCTCATCAGGAGGCAGAGGAAGAAGACCATAGGCAGGATGTTCAGCAGAATGAAAATCCATTATGTTTTGCTGACGCACTCAAAAGGCAGCCCAAACAGCCTGTGGTTAAGCAGCCCAACTATTTGATTGTGCAACGTCGAACTCTCCCCCTCATCGAAGAAGTCGTAGAAGATTACGATGAGGATGAAATTATGGAGGACGAGAGCTACGCGGAATTCGATGAGGAAGAAGACTGGGATCTCGAAGATGAAGAGAACGACTGGGATTTCGAAGAAAGCAGGCACAAATTTATAGTTGGCATAACACTTCGAGAGGCTCCCGAGGAGGACGGCAAAGGAGGCATGACACGAAGACTTGTGCCCAAAGCTTTGCGTTCCAGGGAAACCCAACTTCCTCTCGAAGAAAAGCCACAGCATAATACTGAAGAGGAGGAACAAGTACATCTGGAggataaagaggaagaaaaaactcTAAATCCAGAAGTACAAATAGAACAAGTTACAACAAAAGGAGACGCAGAAGAGACTGTTCTTCCTcaggaagaaacagaagaaaattaCTGTCCGCAGGAAGAAGAAACGGAATGcattcttcctcaagaagaaaataaaagtccGGCCATCGAGATAAgtattaaagaagaagaaaatggacaTCATGAAGAAATGAGACCAGCGATTAAGGAAGACGAGAGTGGACGTCAAGAAGCAAAAGAGAAGACGTTCGCTAACATAGTGAAGGTTATTCCAGAGAAGAACTCTGGAACAAGACGGCCTGCCCCTGCAAATACCTTGAAAACAACAAGACCTATGAGATGCGGCCCCTCTCAGACATAA